One genomic region from Haloprofundus salinisoli encodes:
- a CDS encoding YccF domain-containing protein has translation MNDRSLLARALWFLLVGWWATPLVVNLAWFLTATVVLLPLGIKLTNLVPTVLSLKEPRSRSEPEAARGQHSLLVRAVYFVLVGWWLSWLWANVAAFLAVTIVGLPLAYWMFNRLPHVTSLYRFDG, from the coding sequence ATGAACGACCGTTCGCTTCTCGCCCGGGCGCTGTGGTTCCTGCTCGTCGGCTGGTGGGCGACGCCGCTCGTCGTCAACCTCGCGTGGTTCCTGACGGCGACGGTCGTCCTTCTCCCGCTTGGTATCAAGCTCACGAACCTCGTACCCACCGTGCTGAGCCTGAAAGAACCACGCTCGCGCTCCGAACCGGAAGCCGCACGCGGCCAGCACTCGCTTCTCGTCCGGGCGGTGTACTTCGTGCTCGTCGGCTGGTGGCTGAGTTGGCTCTGGGCGAACGTCGCTGCCTTCCTCGCGGTGACCATCGTCGGTCTGCCACTGGCGTACTGGATGTTCAACCGCCTGCCGCACGTCACCTCGCTGTACCGCTTCGACGGGTGA
- a CDS encoding AAA family ATPase, whose translation MRVIGTVGLPGSGKGEAANVAREAGIPVVTMGDVIRTECRARGLDPAEHHGEIAKALREENGPDAIAARSLPLIRDRLENHDAVLVDGIRSGVEVDRFEEAFGDDFYLVSIEAPFEVRVERISERGRDLGEGDGGEGLRARDERELGFGMGEAMERADVHVENTDTLEAFREQIQSIIRGEASELKAERDRTQ comes from the coding sequence ATGAGAGTCATCGGTACCGTCGGCCTGCCCGGAAGCGGGAAGGGCGAGGCCGCGAACGTCGCACGCGAGGCAGGGATTCCGGTCGTCACGATGGGCGACGTCATCCGCACCGAGTGTCGCGCCCGCGGGCTCGACCCCGCCGAGCACCACGGCGAAATCGCCAAAGCGCTCCGCGAGGAGAACGGCCCCGACGCCATCGCCGCGCGGTCGCTGCCGCTCATCAGAGACCGGTTGGAGAACCACGACGCAGTCCTCGTCGACGGCATCCGCTCGGGCGTCGAAGTCGACCGATTCGAGGAGGCGTTCGGCGACGACTTCTACCTCGTGAGCATCGAAGCGCCGTTCGAGGTGCGCGTCGAACGCATCTCCGAGCGCGGCCGCGACCTCGGCGAGGGCGACGGCGGCGAGGGGCTCCGCGCCCGCGACGAGCGCGAACTCGGCTTCGGGATGGGCGAGGCGATGGAGCGCGCCGACGTACACGTCGAAAACACCGACACGCTGGAGGCGTTCCGCGAACAGATACAGTCGATTATCCGCGGCGAAGCGTCGGAACTGAAAGCCGAAAGGGACCGAACGCAATGA
- a CDS encoding RNA-binding domain-containing protein, with product MIYSIDVRIEAPVRPTEVTDRVTDAVANLFPNAELEHESGRLVAETHSLDEFSDLLHEQEILDTARREFTKRGDESGFSFALKKQAALKGVVNFAVGNPDELGDIEVHVTVRDPSVDEFIDHVVPPTRDGRPITD from the coding sequence ATGATATACAGCATCGATGTCCGCATCGAAGCGCCCGTCAGACCGACCGAGGTGACCGACCGCGTCACCGACGCCGTCGCCAACCTCTTTCCGAACGCCGAACTCGAACACGAGTCCGGTCGACTCGTCGCCGAGACGCACTCGCTCGACGAGTTCTCGGACCTCCTGCACGAACAGGAGATTCTCGACACCGCCCGCCGTGAGTTCACGAAGCGGGGAGACGAGTCGGGCTTTTCGTTCGCGCTGAAGAAGCAGGCGGCGCTGAAAGGCGTCGTCAACTTCGCCGTCGGCAACCCCGACGAACTCGGCGACATCGAGGTTCACGTCACCGTCCGTGATCCGAGCGTCGACGAGTTCATCGACCACGTCGTACCGCCGACGAGAGACGGCCGCCCCATCACCGACTGA
- a CDS encoding HPP family protein, giving the protein MPWRRDKPGPASVHAAALMTVLGLTALVTGRAFLFPSLGPSAYVLATGIGDEDSAPTRVVGGHFIGVVAGMLTYHLLADGLVATQPVPPFSMAGIRLMASATVAVGLTTAAMLATDLRHPPACATTLIVGLGLLTSVEEAAIIMAAIVLLLVVQQGLLTIRRATGPLTVPSDKCTPEASEPQGDRSVADESRPDSENY; this is encoded by the coding sequence ATGCCCTGGCGACGGGATAAGCCGGGGCCGGCGAGCGTCCACGCGGCGGCGCTGATGACCGTTCTCGGACTGACCGCGCTCGTCACCGGGCGGGCGTTTCTCTTTCCCAGTCTCGGCCCCTCGGCGTACGTGTTAGCCACCGGCATCGGCGACGAGGACAGTGCGCCGACGCGAGTCGTCGGCGGCCACTTCATCGGCGTCGTCGCCGGGATGTTAACGTACCATCTGTTGGCCGACGGACTCGTCGCCACCCAACCCGTCCCCCCCTTTTCGATGGCCGGGATCCGATTGATGGCCAGCGCCACCGTCGCGGTGGGCCTGACGACGGCAGCGATGCTCGCCACCGACCTCCGACATCCGCCGGCCTGCGCGACGACGCTCATCGTCGGCCTCGGCCTGTTGACGAGCGTCGAGGAGGCGGCCATCATCATGGCCGCCATCGTGCTGTTACTGGTCGTCCAGCAGGGGTTGTTGACAATCCGCCGTGCGACGGGGCCGTTGACCGTCCCGTCGGACAAGTGCACGCCGGAAGCGTCGGAACCGCAGGGGGACCGCAGCGTCGCTGACGAGAGCCGTCCCGACAGTGAGAACTACTGA
- a CDS encoding AIM24 family protein, translated as MDLDKFLETHGPKEGGNAFEKESSKMLDVAVDGSVMAKAGSMVGYTGDISFERKSGGGLTGMLKKKATGEGAVMMQATGTGHLYLADQGKEVQILELDADEEISVNGNDVLAFEESVTWDIKMLNSIAGASTGGLFNVYLQGPGHVAITTHGEPLVLSTPVSTDPNATVAWSSNVSPSTKRDLNIKSFLGRSSGETFQLQFAGEGGFVIVQPYEERPPQQ; from the coding sequence ATGGATCTAGACAAGTTCCTCGAAACACACGGACCGAAGGAGGGCGGGAACGCCTTCGAGAAGGAGAGTTCGAAGATGCTCGACGTCGCGGTAGACGGGAGCGTCATGGCAAAAGCGGGGTCGATGGTTGGCTACACCGGCGATATCTCCTTCGAGCGAAAATCCGGCGGCGGACTGACCGGCATGCTGAAAAAGAAAGCGACCGGCGAGGGGGCCGTGATGATGCAGGCGACGGGCACGGGTCACCTCTACCTGGCCGACCAGGGAAAGGAGGTCCAGATTCTCGAACTCGACGCCGACGAGGAGATAAGCGTCAACGGCAACGACGTGCTGGCGTTCGAAGAGAGCGTCACCTGGGACATCAAGATGCTGAACAGCATCGCGGGAGCGTCGACGGGCGGACTGTTCAACGTCTACCTGCAGGGACCCGGTCACGTCGCCATCACGACGCACGGCGAACCGCTCGTGCTGTCGACGCCCGTCAGCACCGACCCCAACGCCACCGTCGCCTGGAGCAGCAACGTCTCGCCCAGCACGAAGCGGGACCTGAACATCAAGAGTTTCCTCGGGCGGTCGTCCGGGGAGACGTTCCAGCTGCAGTTCGCCGGCGAGGGCGGATTCGTCATCGTCCAGCCGTACGAGGAACGACCGCCGCAGCAGTAG
- a CDS encoding nucleoside recognition protein: MQSVVQVVDWPFVAEVASRVLTIAVAIGVGVFLANVAVAFGAVRYITVLAYPLTKPANLPREVGTAILTTTASTTAGYGMLAEFRDSGMLDDRATLVSVTINTFFGFVQHIFTFYAPVLIPILGLRVGLMYVGARAAIALGITLVGILAGALLLSERNVNSEALPDEIDAPDRETQSTPAKLRGAAESTWKKLRRIVPRLAVVYALVTLLVETNSLRALTSVADPLAALVGLPGAAVPVIAVFAFDTTTGAVTIAPQIGEVFTPRQAVATMLLGGIVSFAVSTFKRSIPFQYGIWGASFGSKVVAVNTALKIVFIGGAVAVLLVP; encoded by the coding sequence GTGCAGTCGGTCGTACAGGTAGTTGACTGGCCCTTCGTCGCCGAGGTCGCCTCCCGCGTCCTCACAATCGCCGTCGCCATCGGCGTCGGTGTCTTCCTCGCCAACGTCGCCGTCGCCTTCGGCGCGGTCCGCTACATCACCGTCCTCGCCTACCCGCTGACGAAGCCCGCGAACCTCCCGCGAGAGGTGGGGACGGCGATTCTGACGACGACGGCGTCGACGACAGCGGGCTATGGAATGCTCGCGGAGTTCCGCGACTCGGGGATGTTGGATGACCGAGCGACGCTCGTCTCCGTCACCATCAACACGTTCTTCGGCTTCGTCCAGCATATCTTCACGTTCTACGCGCCGGTGCTGATCCCCATTCTCGGTCTCCGCGTCGGCCTGATGTACGTCGGTGCGCGAGCGGCCATCGCGCTCGGCATCACGCTCGTCGGGATTCTGGCGGGCGCGCTGCTGCTGTCGGAGCGAAACGTGAATTCCGAGGCGCTGCCCGACGAGATCGACGCGCCGGACCGCGAGACGCAGTCGACGCCGGCAAAACTCCGCGGCGCGGCGGAGAGTACGTGGAAGAAACTCCGCAGAATCGTCCCCCGCCTCGCAGTCGTCTACGCGCTCGTCACGTTACTCGTGGAGACGAACTCGCTGCGGGCGTTGACGAGCGTGGCGGACCCGCTGGCGGCGCTCGTCGGTCTTCCCGGCGCTGCGGTCCCGGTCATCGCCGTCTTCGCCTTCGACACGACGACGGGCGCGGTGACCATCGCGCCGCAGATCGGCGAGGTGTTCACGCCGCGGCAGGCGGTCGCGACGATGCTTCTCGGCGGCATCGTCTCCTTCGCCGTCTCAACGTTCAAGCGCTCGATTCCCTTCCAGTACGGCATCTGGGGGGCGAGTTTCGGCTCGAAAGTCGTCGCCGTCAACACCGCGTTGAAAATCGTCTTCATCGGCGGTGCCGTCGCGGTGTTGCTCGTCCCCTGA
- a CDS encoding magnesium transporter, which translates to MLPVLLVLTTVELASGLVLDTFESTLLRYPSLLVLVPVTIGMAGNLGSILAARLSTAFHLGLLDFAPDDDLLLGNAIATIALSLTLFPLVGAGAWAIQALVAGAALDLLTVVLVATASGAVLAVLAIAVTLVATYAAYRLELDPDDVVIPVVTNTCDVLGVLVLFGVVRVLV; encoded by the coding sequence ATGCTTCCGGTTCTCCTCGTGTTGACGACGGTCGAACTCGCCAGCGGCCTCGTGCTGGACACGTTCGAGTCGACGCTGCTGCGATATCCGTCGCTTCTCGTGCTCGTGCCGGTCACTATCGGGATGGCGGGTAATCTCGGGAGTATCCTCGCCGCGCGTCTCTCGACGGCGTTCCACCTCGGTCTGCTCGACTTCGCGCCGGACGACGACCTGCTGTTGGGCAACGCCATCGCCACTATTGCGCTCTCGTTGACGTTGTTTCCGCTCGTCGGCGCAGGGGCGTGGGCGATTCAGGCGCTCGTCGCCGGGGCGGCGCTCGACCTGCTGACCGTCGTTCTCGTCGCCACCGCCAGCGGGGCCGTGCTCGCGGTTCTCGCTATCGCCGTTACGCTGGTCGCGACGTACGCCGCCTACCGCCTCGAACTCGACCCCGACGACGTGGTGATTCCGGTGGTGACGAACACCTGCGACGTGCTCGGCGTGCTCGTGCTGTTCGGCGTCGTCCGGGTGCTCGTGTGA
- a CDS encoding magnesium transporter: MPVRDVAVEAYREALPVLLLSAVGGLFAGVVLGGMEVELERVAGLIVLVPALLATRGNVYGSLGARLASGLHQGLIEPYFTLSDRRIRNALVAALANGILVSVFAAVLAYTVLVTLGRPVATLWTLVGIAAIAGVISGILLTIAVLSVVFYGYRRGMNPDTLAGPVVTTTGDVVGIATMLFAARVMLALGGG; this comes from the coding sequence ATGCCCGTCCGCGACGTCGCCGTCGAAGCGTACCGTGAGGCGCTGCCGGTGCTGCTCTTGAGCGCCGTCGGCGGTCTCTTCGCGGGCGTCGTTCTCGGAGGGATGGAGGTGGAGCTCGAACGGGTCGCCGGCCTCATCGTGCTCGTCCCGGCGCTGTTGGCGACGCGCGGAAACGTCTACGGCTCGCTCGGCGCCCGCCTCGCCTCCGGCCTCCACCAGGGTCTCATCGAACCGTACTTCACGCTCTCGGACCGGCGTATCCGCAACGCGCTCGTCGCCGCACTCGCGAACGGAATTCTCGTCAGCGTCTTCGCGGCCGTACTCGCCTACACCGTGTTGGTCACTCTCGGCCGGCCCGTGGCGACGCTCTGGACGCTCGTCGGCATCGCCGCTATCGCGGGCGTCATCTCCGGGATTCTGCTGACCATCGCGGTACTGAGCGTCGTCTTCTACGGCTATCGACGGGGGATGAACCCGGACACGCTCGCCGGTCCCGTCGTCACTACCACCGGCGACGTGGTCGGTATCGCGACGATGCTGTTCGCCGCCCGCGTCATGCTCGCGTTGGGGGGTGGCTGA